A part of Myxococcales bacterium genomic DNA contains:
- a CDS encoding thioredoxin family protein: MSDFNLSEQLAMALQNNSSVLPLTFAFIAGLVSTLSPCIYPLIPITLSVMGARRYENRLTGFLVASCYVLGMSIVYSCLGIISASLGIISGSLMQNSLVLFIIAGIFIIFSMAMFGVVNIVLPQTFLNKLSSLGGAGFKGAFIMGLVAGVIAAPCTGPVLGFILTLIAQEQHISAGFSLMAFFSLGMGLPFLLLGTFSSLLSHMPKSGLWMEKVKQVLGALILGAAFYYLGLANSYIKNFFIVFRDLGVEVLAMNFLMGLFLVFASPKFVINTISRTVPKIIGACLIALSIAALLNTQDESHLETAQDINWHVIDTTSPANQFDELLMMAKVRKQKVMIDFYADWCVACLKLSNTTFKDPAVREKFKDYFLIKVDATSSSTQLNYVQQRYNIVGLPTLIFLDENGKQLFDASVVGFLDSQTFIEHLKRIESRSI, translated from the coding sequence ATGAGCGATTTTAATTTGAGTGAACAGCTTGCTATGGCCTTGCAAAATAACTCAAGCGTTCTTCCGCTTACTTTTGCTTTTATCGCAGGCTTAGTAAGTACGCTGTCACCGTGCATTTATCCGCTCATTCCCATCACTTTGAGTGTTATGGGGGCTCGACGATACGAAAATCGTCTCACAGGATTCTTGGTGGCAAGCTGTTATGTTTTGGGGATGAGTATTGTTTATTCATGCTTAGGCATCATAAGTGCTTCTTTGGGAATTATTTCAGGCTCCCTGATGCAAAATTCACTGGTTCTTTTCATTATTGCCGGCATTTTTATTATTTTTTCCATGGCCATGTTTGGAGTGGTGAATATTGTTTTGCCACAAACATTTCTAAATAAACTGAGTTCATTGGGGGGAGCGGGTTTTAAAGGAGCTTTTATTATGGGTTTGGTAGCTGGAGTTATTGCGGCTCCATGCACGGGCCCAGTTTTAGGTTTTATCTTGACCTTGATTGCTCAAGAACAGCATATAAGTGCAGGTTTTTCATTAATGGCCTTTTTTTCCTTGGGAATGGGTTTGCCTTTTCTTTTGCTGGGAACTTTTTCCTCTCTGCTATCGCACATGCCCAAATCAGGTTTATGGATGGAAAAAGTTAAACAAGTCTTAGGGGCGCTTATTTTAGGAGCAGCTTTTTATTATCTTGGACTGGCAAACAGTTATATTAAAAATTTTTTCATTGTGTTTAGAGATCTTGGCGTAGAAGTTTTGGCAATGAATTTTTTAATGGGATTGTTTTTAGTTTTTGCCTCACCAAAATTTGTTATCAATACAATCTCCCGCACTGTTCCAAAAATTATTGGAGCATGTCTGATCGCCTTGAGTATTGCTGCACTGCTCAACACTCAAGACGAGAGCCACTTAGAAACTGCCCAGGATATCAACTGGCATGTTATCGATACAACATCACCTGCCAACCAATTTGATGAACTACTTATGATGGCTAAAGTGCGTAAACAAAAAGTTATGATCGATTTTTATGCTGATTGGTGTGTCGCTTGCCTTAAACTTTCTAATACAACCTTCAAGGATCCAGCGGTTAGAGAAAAATTCAAAGATTATTTTTTGATCAAAGTGGATGCAACTTCATCAAGCACGCAGTTAAATTATGTTCAGCAGCGCTACAATATAGTTGGCCTTCCTACACTGATTTTCTTGGATGAAAATGGCAAGCAGCTCTTTGATGCAAGTGTGGTTGGCTTTCTTGACTCGCAGACATTTATCGAGCATTTAAAAAGAATAGAAAGTAGATCAATTTAA
- a CDS encoding KamA family radical SAM protein has translation MHAPISRIEAGIGPITDAEWNDWRWQQRKRFRRIDQLEGIINVSPQERLAFEKSDSLFHMGVTPYYASLMDKDNPNCPIRLQSVPQMGELDILPSDLEDPLGEEADMPVKGITHRYPDRVLFYTTHNCPVYCRHCTRKRKVSDPTSMTAKEQIEEAIDYIARTKSIRDIVISGGDPLSLSDERLDYILSRLRAIPHVEIFRMGTRNLVTLPQRVTDDFVYMLKQHQPVFVNTHFNHPKECSAETLDACRKLADAGCVIGNQMVLLKGVNDDYRIVKELNHRLLLMRVRPYYIYQCDLSQGISHFRTPIQVGLDIMEKLRGHTSGLAVPTFVVDAPGGGGKIPLLPDYVVKHQDKEWTLRNFQRRTFTYIEP, from the coding sequence ATGCATGCTCCTATTTCTCGCATTGAGGCAGGGATTGGACCGATCACAGATGCAGAGTGGAATGATTGGCGATGGCAACAAAGAAAACGTTTCAGGCGCATAGATCAGCTCGAAGGAATTATTAATGTAAGCCCACAAGAGCGGCTTGCTTTTGAAAAATCTGATTCGCTTTTTCATATGGGCGTCACTCCCTACTATGCCTCTTTGATGGACAAAGATAATCCCAACTGCCCAATCAGACTGCAATCCGTTCCTCAAATGGGAGAGTTAGATATTTTGCCGTCAGATTTAGAAGATCCTTTGGGCGAAGAAGCTGACATGCCTGTTAAGGGAATTACCCATCGCTACCCTGATAGAGTGTTGTTCTACACCACGCACAATTGCCCCGTTTACTGCCGCCACTGTACACGCAAGCGCAAAGTATCTGACCCGACATCAATGACCGCTAAGGAGCAGATTGAAGAAGCTATCGATTACATTGCTCGCACCAAATCTATACGAGATATTGTTATTTCCGGAGGTGATCCCCTTTCCTTGTCCGATGAACGTTTGGATTATATTTTAAGCCGACTAAGAGCCATACCTCATGTTGAGATTTTTCGTATGGGGACAAGGAACTTAGTCACTTTACCGCAGAGAGTAACCGACGACTTTGTCTACATGCTCAAGCAACATCAACCTGTTTTCGTTAATACTCATTTTAATCACCCTAAAGAATGTAGCGCTGAAACACTCGATGCATGTAGAAAACTTGCTGACGCTGGGTGCGTGATTGGCAATCAGATGGTGCTGTTAAAAGGTGTCAACGATGATTACCGCATCGTAAAAGAATTAAATCATCGATTACTGCTTATGCGTGTGCGGCCTTATTACATCTATCAATGTGATCTTTCACAAGGTATCAGCCATTTTAGAACTCCTATTCAGGTTGGACTCGATATTATGGAAAAACTTCGAGGCCACACCTCTGGTTTAGCCGTACCAACTTTTGTGGTGGATGCTCCGGGGGGAGGAGGTAAAATTCCCCTGCTTCCCGATTATGTGGTGAAACATCAGGATAAAGAATGGACATTGAGAAATTTTCAGCGAAGAACTTTTACCTATATTGAGCCATAA